Proteins found in one Camelus bactrianus isolate YW-2024 breed Bactrian camel chromosome 5, ASM4877302v1, whole genome shotgun sequence genomic segment:
- the MAIP1 gene encoding m-AAA protease-interacting protein 1, mitochondrial: MAQAVCILPRLLLSRSLFGLAARLRTPGSAELRPPLPGLCCFCCRRLGSGAALFPRVSWASAALTLPVRGPGRPLLNPPGLIAALPAFPSCLRRTYSTEEQPQQRQKTKMIILGFSNPINWVRTRIYAFLIWAYFDQEFSIAEFSEGAKQAFAYVSRLLSQCKFDLLEELVAKEALQVLKEKVTSLPDNHKNALAADIDEIVYTSTGDISIYYDEKGRKFVNILMCFWYLTSANIPSETISGASVFQVKLGNQNVETKQLLSASYEFQREFTQGVKPDWTIARIEHPKLLE, from the exons ATGGCGCAGGCCGTCTGTATTTTACCCCGGTTGCTACTCTCTCGGTCTCTGTTTGGCTTGGCCGCACGCCTCCGGACTCCCGGTTCGGCCGAGCTGAGGCCGCCGTTGCCTGGACTTTGCTGCTTCTGCTGCCGCCGCCTCGGCTCCGGAGCGGCCCTATTTCCTCGAGTCTCTTGGGCCTCGGCGGCCTTGACGCTGCCTGTTCGCGGTCCCGGGCGTCCCCTGCTCAACCCTCCGGGACTCATCGCAGCCCTCCCTGCTTTCCCTTCCTGCCTTCGGCGAACCTATAGCACTGAGGAGCAACCCCAGCAGCGCCAGAAAACAAAGATGATCATTCTGGGGTTCTCCAACCCCATCAACTGGGTTCGGACTCGAATTTACGCCTTCCTTATCTGGGCCTATTTCGACCAAGAGTTCAGCATCGCAGAATTCTCCGAGGGAGCGAAGCAG GCTTTTGCTTATGtgtccaggttgctgtcacagtGTAAATTTGATCTGTTGGAAGAACTTGTGGCCAAAGAG GCGCTACAGGTATTGAAAGAAAAGGTTACTTCATTACCTGACAACCATAAAAATGCCCTTGCTGCTGACATAGATGAAATTGTATACACATCAACAGGAGACATCTCTATTTACTACGATGAGAAAG GAAGGAAGTTTGTTAACATCCTGATGTGCTTTTGGTATCTAACCAGTGCCAACATCCCCAGTGAAACTATAAGCGGAGCCAGTGTTTTCCAGGTTAAGTTGGGGAATCAGAACGTGGAAACTAAACAGCTTCTTAGTGCAAGCTATGA ATTTCAGAGGGAGTTTACACAAGGAGTAAAGCCTGACTGGACCATTGCACGGATTGAACACCCAAAGTTATTAGAATAA